The Paenibacillus sp. BIC5C1 DNA segment TGCGAATAAAATCCCAAGCTTCCAGACCAGCATCCGTCGGATATAACAGCTTATTCTTTTTATTACCCATTGCCGACTGTTTGACGACAAACCCATCCGCTTCCAGTTTGCTAATGGCTCTAGCCGCAGTGGTACGATCAACTTTGATTAATTCAGCGAGCTGGTTGGGGATAATACCAGGATTCTCACATATGCGATAAAGATACAAATACTGTCCACGAGACAAGTTTAAATGTTGAAATTCAACGTTGCTGATTGAATCCAGACAGCGGGCAATCATGCCGATTTCACGCAACACTTCTTTTTTTTCAGTCAATGTATTCACCCCTCTATAAAATTGTTGCATTCGCAACATAATTGATGATATAACTGAATTAAACGAGTTTAAATCTTAACCATGATAACACATGGAACAGGGATACGTTTATGCTATCTACCAGTTTACCATGCCAGAATAGAATTACTATTGACCAAAGGAGAAACATTCATGAATACAACTATTGTTGAAGCTAATAACCAGGAATTACTCGACGCCTGCTTCGCCATTCGTACCGCTATTTTTGTTGAGGAGCAAGGGGTGCCGGCTGAGGATGAATTTGATGCCTATGATGCACTGGAGACGGAAGCAAAACATATTCTGCTCTACGTAGAAGGTGTTCCAGCTGCTTCATCCAGACTACGTGTGGTCGAAAATGTTGCCAAATTGGAACGGATCTGTGTCATGATCGATTATCGGAAACATGGACTTGGTCGTGTGCTGATCGATAAACTGGAGCAGATGGCTCTCGCTCAAGGACTTGAGAAGGCCAAGCTGCACGCACAGGTACAAGCCTCAGGGTTCTACGAACGTCTCGGATACACGGCGGCCTCGGACGTATTCATGGAAGATGGTATTCCTCATCTGCTGATGACCAAGAAATTGAATTGAATTTGAGAAGGGCAAAGAGAGCACCCTCCAAAGTCAGGAACACGACTTGAGGATGCTCTTTTGAGTTCTAAGGACCCCGCAAGCGCTATTCAGGGAGATTCAACCGCTTTGAAAATGTAACGAACCGTACACACCTTATTTTCTCTTTAACAGCCTAAAATGCACTTTCTTATGCGCCTTTTACTGCAATAACGCGGCTGACATTCGTTAGAATTTCTAATTCGTGCATTTTGCCACAATAAGGTGTGTTGTGTTCGTTAGATGTAGCGCCACATGGGGGGGTTAGTTAATTTGTTCTGCTAACAGGAGCTAACCTCTACTCCAGCCTGTTCAAACACCTGGGCAAAACCAAAAAAAACGCGCCACCCCATACGTGGATGGGCGGCGCGAGTTTCACCTAACAGAAGCCAGGCGTTAACCTGACTTCTGCTCTTGGTCCCTTATCCCAAAGCCAGACGGCCTGGCTGAGATTCGGCGGCGTTATTTTTCATCTGTTTACTGCGCAATTGTCCGCAGGCCGCATCAATATCGGTACCATGTTCCATGCGTACAGTGGCGTTAATGTTGTTCTTTTTCAATGTATCATAGAAGCCCAGAATGGACTCTTCCGTACTCCGCTGATACTGACTGTGCTCATCCACCGGATTGTACGGAATCAGATTGATACTGACCATACTCTTGCGGCTGGACAACAGTTCAGCCAGTTCTGCCGCATGTTCCCGCTGATCGTTGACGTCCCGAAGCAAAATATATTCAAACATAATACGCTTGTTCGTCGTAGCCAGGTAATAATCCACCGCGTCCATCAATTGTTCAATCGGGAACGCCCGGTTGATCTTCATAATTTGCGTACGCAGCTCGTTATTTGGTGCGTGCAATGAAATCGCCAGGTTCACCTGCAAACTGCTATCTGCAAATTCCTTGATCTTGTCAGGCAGTCCGCTCGTGGATACGGTAATCCGTTTGGCCGCAAGTGCCAGACCTTTACGATGCTTGATCACTTCAATAAAATCAGTCATGTTCTGGAAATTGTCAAACGGCTCACCAATTCCCATCACGACCACGTTAGTTACCCGCTCACCTTGACCAGCCGCATCAAGATACTGTTGTACATGCATAATCTGTTCTACAATCTCACCACCGGACAGATCACGGCTCTTCTTAATCAGCCCGCTCGCGCAGAAACTGCAACCAATGTTACATCCCACTTGAGTGGTTACACATACAGTGAGACCGTATTTTTGGCGCATTAAAACTGTTTCAATCAGATTTCCGTCCTGCATACGCAGCAAAAATTTCACCGTGCCGTCAGCGGATTCCTGCTTCACATGTTCACTCAGCGAGTTCATGGTGAAATGCTCGGAAATGACATCCAGACATTCCTGACGCACGTCTGTCATATCTGTAAAATCATGCACACGCTCCTGATATAACCATTCCCAGATGCGGGAAGCACGGGATTTCTTCTGTCCGTGCTCCGGCAGCCAGTCACGTAGTTGCTCTAATGTTAATCCATATATGGATGATTTAATCATGTTATTGTCCTCTTTTCGCAAAAAGCATATGGCTCATCGGTTTATCGAAAAAACCTCTACTCTGTATTGTCCCAAAATTGACGAGGGAACACAAGGGCTTTTGCATTTCTTCCAAGAGGTTTTATCAATGGCAAATCTGCACAGTAAATTACTTCTCCACTTCAATTCCAATCGTTTAGAAGTGAATAATACCTGAGGTGTGCAGCAGAACCAGAAGCACCAGGATTGGCGCTACGTAGCGCAGCATGAACAGCCATACCCGGAACCAGCCTGCACGCAGGCCGGATGCTTCGGCAGCCTTTTTCCAGAAGTATCCGGCAAAAATAGTAACCAGCAATCCACCAATCGGAAGCAAAATGTTGGATGCTACAAAGTCCATCCAGTCGAACACACTCTTCGAGCCAATCGTCCATTCAGGGAACAATCCGAGCGACAATACCGAAGGAAGCCCAACGATGAAGACGGCAAGTGAGATGGTCCATACCGAGCGACTCCGGCTCCAGGATAGTCTCTCCATGAAATATTTCACCGGAACTTCCAGCAAGGATACCGCCGATGTTAACGCCGCAATCGCCAGAAGCACGAAGAACAATCCGCCAAACACGAAGCCCAGCGGCATGGCTGAAAAGGCTGCCGGTAGAGCCACAAAGATCAGCGATGGACCCTGATCCGGTGCAATCCCGAAGGAGAAGGTCGTTGGGAAAATGATCAGACCTGCAATGAACGCATAAATCAGGTCACCCGCACCTACAGCAACGGTTGCTGCACCAAGTGATTGATTTTTATCAACATACGAACCGTATGTCACAAGAATACCCATACCCAGCGATAGGGAGAAGAACGCATGTCCAAGCGCAACCAGCGCAGATTCGGTCGTAAGCTGCGAGAAGTCCGGATTCAGGAAGAAGGAAACTCCTGCACCAGCTCCTGGCAAAGTCACTGCACGAACCATCAGGATAATGAGCAGAACCAGCATCGCTGGAATCAGTACCTTGTTAAACTTCTCAATCCCATTCGATACTCCTTTGGCTACGATCCAGCCTGTGATCAGGACTGAAATCAACTGCCATACAATCGGCATATAGCCGCCTACAAAATCACCGAACTGCCCAGCATAGTCAGGATTGTTATACAGCGTGCCGCTGAATGACGTCACTGCATATTGCAGCGTCCAGCCTGCAATGATGACATAAAAGGAAAGAATGATAAACGGCGTCAATACTTGCAGCAGACCAGCCGCAAGCCACCCTTTTTGCCCACCCGCTTTAATAAAGGCCGTAGCCGCGCTTCCTCTGCCGCTGCGACCAATCGCAAGTTCAGCCAGCAATACGGGTAGACCGATCAACAGGAGACAAACGATAAAGAGCAGGAAAAACGCGGCTCCCCCGTTCTCTCCCGTAATATAAGGAAACTTCCACATGTTGCCCAGACCCACTGAACTACCAATGGCAGCCAGGATAAATCCGGCCTGCGAGAAGCGTTCACCTTTGTTGGGTCCGTCTTGATCCAGATTAGGCTTACTAAAATTCATCGTATCTACTCCATCACTTTAAAGTTTTCCCGTAATTATATACTACTCCACCTGTCAGGTCATTCGAAAATCGAAATTTGTCGAAATGTTATTTACTTACAAGTATGTGTTTATTAAATAGGTTGGCCTTTCCTTCTTCGTTTAACATAGAAAACACCAGGGGACGTGTAGTCTACTGAACTCCTAATATACAGTATGTGATAAAAAGAAGCATGCCAACCCTGCCCTGTCGTTCGGTAATTCCGCAGATGGCTGTGATCCATATCGTGGATTCTGCTCTGGATTTTTAAATGCCCTGACCCTTGAATTTCTGAATGGACGGAAGAAACGTAGCTGAATATGATTCTGCAAGAATAAAAAAAGAGGCGCTCCAGCAACCATTTACATGGTTACCGAAACACCTCTATTTCGATTAAATTTTAATTTCAAGCAATTCATATTTGATAACGCCCATTGGCGCATTGACATGAATGACACTGCCTACTTCTTTGCCCATCAGTTCTTTGCCAAGCGGGCTTTCATACGATATTTTGTTATCAGCAACATCCGCCTCGGCTGGACCAACCAGCATGTATTCAATCTTCTCGGCGAATTCAATATCATTAAGCAGAATGGTTGAGCCAATGCTTACTTTGTTTGAGTCGATATTGTCCGAAGTGATGACTCTTGCTTTGGTCAGCATTTTCTCCAGAATCAAAATGCGTGTTTCCATAAAAGCCTGATCATCTTTGGCTGAATGATACTCACTATTTTCCTTCAGGTCACCGTAACTGAT contains these protein-coding regions:
- a CDS encoding MarR family winged helix-turn-helix transcriptional regulator; this encodes MIARCLDSISNVEFQHLNLSRGQYLYLYRICENPGIIPNQLAELIKVDRTTAARAISKLEADGFVVKQSAMGNKKNKLLYPTDAGLEAWDFIRREGVHSDQVTLEGLTEKEIDIAIKLLRRMRNNIEVDWKFVKKGGRRPYMDQSE
- a CDS encoding GNAT family N-acetyltransferase; this translates as MNTTIVEANNQELLDACFAIRTAIFVEEQGVPAEDEFDAYDALETEAKHILLYVEGVPAASSRLRVVENVAKLERICVMIDYRKHGLGRVLIDKLEQMALAQGLEKAKLHAQVQASGFYERLGYTAASDVFMEDGIPHLLMTKKLN
- the rlmN gene encoding 23S rRNA (adenine(2503)-C(2))-methyltransferase RlmN, whose protein sequence is MIKSSIYGLTLEQLRDWLPEHGQKKSRASRIWEWLYQERVHDFTDMTDVRQECLDVISEHFTMNSLSEHVKQESADGTVKFLLRMQDGNLIETVLMRQKYGLTVCVTTQVGCNIGCSFCASGLIKKSRDLSGGEIVEQIMHVQQYLDAAGQGERVTNVVVMGIGEPFDNFQNMTDFIEVIKHRKGLALAAKRITVSTSGLPDKIKEFADSSLQVNLAISLHAPNNELRTQIMKINRAFPIEQLMDAVDYYLATTNKRIMFEYILLRDVNDQREHAAELAELLSSRKSMVSINLIPYNPVDEHSQYQRSTEESILGFYDTLKKNNINATVRMEHGTDIDAACGQLRSKQMKNNAAESQPGRLALG
- a CDS encoding sodium-dependent transporter; its protein translation is MNFSKPNLDQDGPNKGERFSQAGFILAAIGSSVGLGNMWKFPYITGENGGAAFFLLFIVCLLLIGLPVLLAELAIGRSGRGSAATAFIKAGGQKGWLAAGLLQVLTPFIILSFYVIIAGWTLQYAVTSFSGTLYNNPDYAGQFGDFVGGYMPIVWQLISVLITGWIVAKGVSNGIEKFNKVLIPAMLVLLIILMVRAVTLPGAGAGVSFFLNPDFSQLTTESALVALGHAFFSLSLGMGILVTYGSYVDKNQSLGAATVAVGAGDLIYAFIAGLIIFPTTFSFGIAPDQGPSLIFVALPAAFSAMPLGFVFGGLFFVLLAIAALTSAVSLLEVPVKYFMERLSWSRSRSVWTISLAVFIVGLPSVLSLGLFPEWTIGSKSVFDWMDFVASNILLPIGGLLVTIFAGYFWKKAAEASGLRAGWFRVWLFMLRYVAPILVLLVLLHTSGIIHF
- the greA gene encoding transcription elongation factor GreA; amino-acid sequence: MANDEVILTQEGLEKLEDELRELKTVKRKELAARLKLAISYGDLKENSEYHSAKDDQAFMETRILILEKMLTKARVITSDNIDSNKVSIGSTILLNDIEFAEKIEYMLVGPAEADVADNKISYESPLGKELMGKEVGSVIHVNAPMGVIKYELLEIKI